From Bacillus basilensis, a single genomic window includes:
- a CDS encoding phosphotransferase family protein: MRKEDEYVAYLQRLYPELQINSVYINEIGQNNDVLIVNDNIVFRFPKYEKGIQKLRIETQLLEKIRPFITLQIPNPSYQGFQDEVPGKVFAGYEMIEGDPFWKNIFTEINDENQLQTLACILARFLKELHEIPLSTFEGILQYESTDMYSEINSLYSQLKEYVYPFMKEEAKKEVSISFETYLKEESHFNFKSSLVHGDFGITNILYSATKKNISGVIDFGGASIGDPAYDFAGILASYGEEFLQLFEAYYPNLEVIQERMYFYKSTFALQEALFGVLNNDKKAFEAGIARYV, encoded by the coding sequence ATGAGAAAAGAAGATGAGTATGTTGCGTATTTACAAAGGTTGTATCCTGAATTACAAATAAATTCCGTTTATATAAATGAAATAGGTCAAAATAATGATGTGTTAATTGTAAATGATAATATAGTATTCCGTTTTCCGAAATATGAAAAGGGTATTCAGAAACTTCGAATAGAAACACAGTTACTAGAGAAAATAAGACCCTTCATTACGCTTCAAATTCCCAATCCAAGTTATCAAGGGTTTCAAGATGAAGTACCAGGGAAAGTATTTGCAGGATATGAGATGATTGAAGGGGACCCGTTTTGGAAAAATATTTTTACGGAAATAAATGATGAAAATCAATTACAGACACTTGCATGCATATTGGCGAGATTTTTAAAAGAGTTGCATGAAATTCCATTATCTACATTTGAAGGTATTTTGCAATATGAAAGTACTGATATGTATTCAGAAATAAATAGTTTGTATAGTCAATTAAAAGAGTATGTTTATCCATTTATGAAAGAAGAAGCAAAAAAAGAAGTTTCAATATCTTTTGAAACGTATTTAAAAGAAGAGAGTCATTTTAATTTTAAATCAAGTCTTGTTCATGGGGATTTTGGCATAACAAACATTTTATATAGTGCAACAAAAAAGAATATTTCAGGGGTCATAGATTTTGGTGGTGCGAGCATTGGAGATCCTGCTTATGATTTTGCTGGGATATTAGCTAGTTATGGAGAGGAGTTTTTACAACTATTTGAAGCCTATTATCCTAATTTAGAAGTAATACAGGAGCGAATGTATTTTTATAAGAGTACATTTGCGCTTCAAGAAGCATTATTTGGTGTACTAAATAATGATAAGAAAGCCTTTGAAGCTGGAATAGCACGGTATGTATAA
- a CDS encoding DUF4176 domain-containing protein has translation MKLFPISSVVKLKELNQPVMIIGRMIILADKRDFDYVGVLYPVEYLGDEKVLCFNHDKIVEEIHRGYVNVC, from the coding sequence ATGAAGCTTTTCCCGATTAGTTCAGTTGTAAAGCTAAAAGAATTAAACCAACCTGTTATGATTATTGGAAGAATGATCATTTTAGCAGATAAACGTGATTTTGATTATGTAGGGGTTCTTTATCCGGTTGAATATTTAGGTGATGAAAAAGTGTTATGCTTTAATCATGATAAGATTGTAGAGGAAATACATAGAGGGTATGTGAATGTGTGTTAA
- the ytfJ gene encoding GerW family sporulation protein, whose product MDHPIQGLMKAAMENLKEMVDVNTIVGEPVQTADGGVVLTVSKVAFGFGAGGSDFQTNDGQRANGNPAFGGGSAGGVSITPVAFLVVNKDGVNILHLQNATHLAEKMIELAPQTIDKIQSMFQKDEKKEGNHHPQNPDEIL is encoded by the coding sequence GTGGATCATCCAATTCAAGGATTAATGAAAGCGGCAATGGAAAATTTGAAAGAAATGGTCGATGTAAATACGATTGTTGGAGAGCCTGTTCAAACGGCTGACGGTGGTGTAGTGTTAACGGTTTCTAAAGTAGCGTTCGGTTTTGGAGCAGGAGGTTCTGATTTCCAAACGAATGATGGGCAAAGAGCAAACGGTAACCCTGCATTTGGTGGCGGTAGTGCGGGTGGTGTTTCTATTACACCAGTAGCATTTCTTGTGGTGAATAAAGATGGAGTAAATATTCTTCATTTACAAAATGCGACACATTTAGCAGAAAAAATGATTGAATTAGCTCCACAAACAATTGATAAAATTCAATCGATGTTCCAAAAAGATGAAAAGAAAGAAGGAAATCATCATCCTCAAAACCCAGATGAAATCCTTTAA
- a CDS encoding class I SAM-dependent methyltransferase has protein sequence MKVGECMTKFNWHESAEKKWDSSAEFWNQNSQEMWDSGSRSTIIPFFEQYVKKEAQVLDVGCGDGYGTYKLSRADYKAVGVDLSEVMIQKGKERGEGPDLSFIKGDLSSLPFENEQFEAIMAINSLEWTEEPLRALNEIKRVLKRDGYACIAILGPTAKPRENSYPRLYGKDIVCNTMMPWEFEQLAKEQGFEVVDGIGVYKRGVNEKMLGQLPTELQQSLTFLWVFMLKSV, from the coding sequence GTGAAGGTAGGGGAATGTATGACGAAATTTAATTGGCATGAATCAGCAGAGAAAAAATGGGATAGTAGTGCAGAATTTTGGAATCAAAATAGTCAGGAGATGTGGGACAGCGGGAGTAGGAGTACAATTATTCCATTTTTTGAACAGTACGTGAAGAAAGAAGCTCAAGTACTCGATGTTGGTTGTGGTGATGGATACGGTACATATAAATTAAGTCGCGCGGACTATAAAGCAGTTGGAGTAGATTTATCAGAAGTGATGATTCAAAAAGGGAAGGAGCGCGGAGAAGGACCGGATTTATCTTTTATAAAAGGAGATCTCTCTTCCTTACCATTTGAAAATGAACAATTCGAAGCAATTATGGCAATTAATTCTTTAGAATGGACAGAGGAGCCATTACGAGCATTAAATGAGATAAAGCGTGTTTTAAAAAGAGATGGATATGCATGTATTGCAATTTTAGGACCGACCGCGAAACCACGAGAGAACAGTTATCCTCGTTTATACGGCAAAGACATTGTTTGTAATACGATGATGCCTTGGGAATTTGAACAGTTAGCGAAAGAACAAGGTTTTGAAGTTGTAGATGGCATCGGTGTATATAAGCGCGGAGTAAATGAGAAGATGTTAGGTCAACTACCTACAGAGTTACAACAATCGTTAACATTCTTATGGGTATTTATGTTAAAAAGCGTATAA
- a CDS encoding formate--tetrahydrofolate ligase — MTTTTTVKSDIEIAQEASMKKIQEIAADLNILEDELEPYGHYKGKLSLDIFKRLQDEKDGKVVLVTAINPTPAGEGKSTVTVGLGQAFNKIGKKTVIALREPSLGPTMGLKGGAAGGGFSQVVPMEDINLHFTGDIHAITTANNALAAFIDNHIQQGNTLGIDTRKIVWKRCVDLNDRALRNVVIGLGGPVQGVPREDGFDITVASEIMAVFCLATDIQDLKARLSRIVVAYNFANQPVTVKDLGVEGALTLLLKDALKPNLVQTLENTPAIIHGGPFANIAHGCNSVIATTMAAKLGDYVITEAGFGADLGAEKFLDIKARAAGIKPEAVVIVATIRALKMHGGVAKDQLKEENVDALAKGMENLQKHVETIQSFGVPFVIAINKFITDTDAEVAYLQEWCNECGYAVSLTEVWEKGGQGGVDLAEKVLKEIEKGENNYAPLYELELPLEEKIRTIAQKVYGAKDIEFAPKARKQLAQYEGEGWSNLPICMAKTQYSLSDDATKLGRPSDFIVTIRELKPSIGAGFIVALTGTMLTMPGLPKQPAALQMDVNEDGKAVGLF; from the coding sequence ATGACAACTACTACAACAGTTAAATCCGATATTGAAATCGCACAAGAAGCGAGTATGAAGAAGATTCAAGAAATTGCAGCTGATTTAAATATTTTAGAAGATGAATTAGAGCCATACGGGCATTATAAAGGTAAGTTATCTCTTGATATTTTTAAGCGCTTACAAGATGAAAAAGACGGTAAAGTTGTTTTAGTAACAGCGATTAACCCAACTCCAGCTGGAGAAGGTAAATCAACAGTAACAGTTGGTTTAGGTCAAGCTTTTAACAAAATTGGTAAGAAAACAGTAATTGCACTTCGCGAACCATCTCTTGGACCAACGATGGGATTAAAAGGCGGAGCAGCAGGTGGTGGTTTTTCACAGGTTGTACCAATGGAAGACATTAACCTTCACTTTACTGGAGATATCCATGCGATCACAACTGCCAATAACGCGTTAGCGGCGTTTATTGATAATCATATCCAACAAGGAAACACACTGGGGATTGATACACGTAAAATCGTTTGGAAACGCTGTGTTGACTTAAATGATCGTGCCCTTCGTAATGTAGTAATTGGTCTTGGTGGACCGGTTCAAGGTGTACCACGTGAAGATGGTTTTGATATTACAGTAGCATCTGAAATTATGGCCGTATTCTGCCTTGCAACAGATATTCAAGATTTAAAAGCGCGTCTATCTCGCATCGTAGTTGCTTATAACTTTGCAAATCAACCTGTAACGGTAAAAGATTTAGGTGTAGAAGGTGCGTTAACATTATTATTAAAAGATGCATTAAAACCAAACTTAGTACAAACGTTAGAAAATACACCAGCTATTATTCACGGCGGACCATTTGCGAATATCGCTCACGGTTGTAACAGTGTTATCGCTACAACAATGGCAGCAAAATTAGGTGATTATGTTATTACAGAAGCTGGATTCGGTGCTGATTTAGGCGCTGAGAAGTTTTTAGATATTAAAGCTCGTGCAGCTGGTATTAAACCAGAAGCAGTTGTTATTGTTGCTACTATTCGTGCGCTTAAAATGCATGGCGGCGTAGCGAAAGATCAATTAAAAGAAGAAAATGTAGACGCATTAGCAAAAGGTATGGAAAACTTACAGAAGCATGTTGAAACAATTCAAAGCTTCGGTGTGCCTTTCGTAATTGCAATTAATAAATTCATTACAGATACAGATGCAGAAGTTGCATACTTACAAGAGTGGTGTAATGAGTGTGGCTATGCGGTATCCTTAACAGAGGTTTGGGAGAAAGGTGGCCAAGGCGGAGTTGACCTTGCTGAAAAAGTGTTAAAAGAAATCGAAAAAGGTGAGAACAACTACGCACCACTTTATGAATTAGAATTACCATTAGAAGAAAAAATTCGTACGATTGCTCAAAAAGTTTACGGTGCAAAAGATATTGAATTTGCTCCGAAAGCACGTAAGCAATTAGCTCAATATGAAGGAGAAGGCTGGAGTAACCTACCAATTTGTATGGCGAAAACACAATATTCTCTTTCTGATGATGCAACGAAATTAGGACGTCCATCTGACTTTATTGTTACAATTCGTGAGCTGAAACCATCTATTGGTGCAGGATTTATCGTTGCGTTAACAGGAACAATGTTAACAATGCCAGGCCTTCCAAAACAGCCAGCAGCACTACAAATGGATGTAAATGAAGATGGAAAAGCAGTAGGTTTATTCTAA
- a CDS encoding DEAD/DEAH box helicase — MIKDMQPFLQQAWEKAGFKELTEIQKQAIPTILEGQDVIAESPTGTGKTLAYLLPLLHKINPEIKQPQVVVLAPTRELVMQIHEEVQKFTAGTEISGASLIGGADIKRQVEKLKKHPRVIVGSPGRILELIRMKKLKMHEVKTIVFDEFDQIVKQKMMGAVQDVIKSTMRDRQLVFFSATMTKAAEDAARDLAVEPQLTRVTRAESKSLVEHTYIICERREKNDYVRRIMHMGDVKAVAFLNDPFRLDEITQKLKFRKMKAAALHAEASKQEREATMRAFRGGKLEILLATDIAARGIDIDDLTHVIHLELPDTVDQYIHRSGRTGRMGKEGTVVSLVTQQEERKLLQFAKKLGIVFTKQEMFNGSFVETKPKAPKKKKPAFTGKKKPR; from the coding sequence ATGATAAAAGATATGCAACCATTTTTACAACAAGCTTGGGAGAAGGCTGGTTTTAAAGAATTAACTGAAATTCAAAAACAAGCGATTCCAACTATTTTAGAAGGACAAGACGTTATAGCTGAATCTCCAACTGGAACAGGAAAAACATTAGCGTACTTATTACCCCTTTTACATAAAATTAATCCTGAAATAAAACAACCACAAGTTGTTGTTTTAGCGCCAACACGTGAGCTTGTAATGCAAATTCACGAAGAGGTTCAAAAGTTTACAGCAGGAACTGAAATTTCAGGTGCATCTTTAATTGGTGGTGCAGATATTAAGCGCCAAGTTGAAAAATTAAAGAAACACCCGAGAGTAATTGTCGGTTCACCAGGCCGTATTTTAGAATTAATTCGTATGAAAAAGCTAAAAATGCATGAAGTGAAAACAATTGTATTTGATGAGTTTGATCAAATTGTAAAACAAAAAATGATGGGTGCTGTGCAAGATGTAATTAAATCAACGATGCGCGATCGTCAATTAGTATTCTTCTCGGCGACAATGACAAAAGCTGCAGAAGACGCAGCACGTGATTTAGCAGTTGAACCACAATTAACACGTGTAACACGTGCAGAGTCAAAAAGCTTAGTTGAGCACACATATATCATTTGTGAGCGACGCGAAAAGAATGATTATGTAAGAAGAATTATGCATATGGGTGATGTAAAAGCAGTTGCTTTCTTAAACGACCCATTCCGTTTAGATGAAATTACGCAGAAATTGAAATTCCGTAAAATGAAAGCAGCAGCTCTTCATGCAGAGGCAAGTAAGCAAGAACGTGAAGCAACGATGCGTGCATTCCGCGGCGGGAAATTAGAAATTCTACTTGCTACTGATATTGCAGCACGCGGTATCGATATCGATGATTTAACACATGTAATTCATTTAGAGTTACCAGACACTGTAGACCAATATATTCACCGCTCAGGACGTACTGGACGTATGGGGAAAGAAGGAACAGTCGTTTCTCTTGTAACACAACAAGAAGAGCGTAAATTACTTCAATTTGCAAAAAAACTAGGTATCGTGTTTACGAAGCAAGAAATGTTTAACGGATCATTTGTAGAAACGAAACCGAAAGCACCAAAGAAAAAGAAACCAGCATTTACTGGGAAGAAAAAGCCTAGATAA
- a CDS encoding sugar phosphate isomerase/epimerase, whose protein sequence is MDRKLGMFLNTKYIEVNEGIQKAREWDLEYIQLYAMNKNFNLANISMVEWTALKKSLSFNGIKIPSLAISFGENGIIGTEAGSAIDQIKYITDRGLELGAKIITAHIGKVPDDEKSEYYDKMVRVCYEIGELAFKFGGVFAIETGSEKTIVLKQFLETANSKGLAVNFDPANLISDVNENPEESLLLLKDYIVQTHIKDCKEVKSDRSSKYIEVAVGNGEVDFDIFFKVLDEIGFDGYNMIERNDYFDELDGMSQSINFAKKYIPT, encoded by the coding sequence ATGGATAGGAAATTAGGAATGTTTTTGAATACGAAATATATTGAAGTAAACGAAGGAATACAAAAAGCAAGGGAATGGGATTTAGAATATATTCAATTATATGCTATGAATAAAAACTTCAACTTAGCTAATATTTCAATGGTAGAATGGACTGCTTTAAAGAAAAGCTTATCTTTTAATGGAATAAAGATTCCATCATTAGCAATTAGTTTTGGAGAAAATGGAATTATAGGAACAGAAGCTGGCAGTGCAATAGATCAGATTAAATATATTACTGACAGAGGCTTGGAGCTGGGAGCAAAGATAATAACAGCTCATATTGGGAAAGTTCCAGATGATGAAAAAAGTGAGTACTATGATAAAATGGTACGGGTTTGTTATGAGATAGGGGAATTAGCATTCAAATTTGGGGGAGTCTTTGCTATTGAGACGGGATCTGAAAAAACAATAGTATTAAAACAATTTTTAGAAACTGCAAACTCGAAAGGACTAGCTGTTAACTTTGACCCAGCAAATTTAATAAGTGATGTAAATGAAAATCCGGAAGAAAGTTTATTACTATTAAAAGATTATATAGTACAAACTCATATTAAAGATTGTAAAGAAGTGAAAAGCGATCGTTCAAGTAAGTATATAGAAGTAGCAGTAGGAAATGGTGAAGTGGATTTCGATATATTCTTCAAAGTATTAGATGAAATTGGATTCGACGGATATAACATGATTGAAAGAAATGATTATTTTGACGAATTGGATGGGATGAGTCAGTCGATAAATTTTGCAAAGAAGTACATACCAACTTAA